A part of Candidatus Binatia bacterium genomic DNA contains:
- a CDS encoding helix-turn-helix transcriptional regulator, with amino-acid sequence MQAQIDSRVFASRIRQVVRDEPKAFAYDLGLSLSAVYNYLNGRVPTTDVLFRIARYTGRPMEWFLTDEEAVDTAPQSQAA; translated from the coding sequence GTGCAGGCACAGATCGACAGCAGAGTTTTCGCGTCGCGGATCCGCCAGGTGGTCCGCGACGAGCCGAAGGCCTTTGCCTACGACCTCGGCCTGAGCCTGTCGGCGGTCTACAACTACCTGAACGGCAGGGTGCCCACGACGGACGTCCTGTTCCGCATCGCGCGGTACACGGGCCGTCCGATGGAGTGGTTCCTGACCGATGAGGAGGCTGTCGACACGGCCCCTCAGTCGCAGGCGGCTTGA
- a CDS encoding ABC-F family ATP-binding cassette domain-containing protein encodes MISLDGVSKGFAGQVLFEDVSLRLVAGDRAGIVGPNGAGKSTLLALLIGKEQPDRGVVSRARGLSLGHLPQEILGTPDATVIETALRPGEHLLALEQELATLPEQLAAATDPAEQERLAARLADVHAEYDRLGGNDREVRARRILAGLGFRPGDEERPLRSFSGGYVMRAELARLLIDLPDVLLLDEPTNHLDLESVLWLQEFLGSYRGTLVLISHDRAFLSATTTSIIEVENRRVTRYAGNYEDYVREREERRAQLEAAAKNQERRIRETERFIERFRYKASKARQVQSRIKALEKEERIVVAKDGPRVRFRFPQPERTSELALELCGVAKSYGEKRVYESLDFQLRRGDKTVLVGPNGAGKSTLLKLLAGALEPDAGDRRLGLRVSVGYYTQHRTDMLDLERTVLENAMGAARDQSETFVRSLLGAFLFRGDDVKKKAAVLSGGEKSRLALAMILLDPPTVLLMDEPTIHLDMASVDALIAALQDYEGALCFVSHDVHFIRQIARRVVRVESGRITDYPGDWDYYCWKRANDAAATPSVVDGTASSLADPQNRAQPVIERSARGERLERRRAAEARQALARRTRAIREEIRTLEEEIDELEREKAGLAGDLADPATYQRAGRDVAELQRRYAEVERTLAERTERWVELQEQLEAVQVADGE; translated from the coding sequence ATGATCTCGCTCGACGGCGTCAGCAAGGGCTTCGCGGGCCAGGTGCTGTTCGAAGACGTGTCGCTGCGCCTGGTGGCGGGCGATCGCGCGGGCATCGTCGGTCCGAACGGCGCCGGCAAGTCGACGCTGCTCGCGCTGCTGATCGGCAAGGAGCAGCCGGACCGCGGCGTGGTGAGCCGCGCGCGCGGGCTCTCGCTCGGTCACCTGCCGCAGGAGATCCTCGGCACGCCCGACGCGACCGTGATCGAGACCGCGCTGCGTCCGGGCGAGCACCTGCTGGCGCTCGAGCAAGAGCTCGCGACGCTGCCCGAGCAGCTCGCCGCGGCGACCGATCCTGCCGAGCAAGAGCGCCTCGCCGCGCGTCTCGCCGACGTCCACGCGGAGTACGACCGCCTCGGCGGCAACGACCGCGAGGTGCGCGCGCGACGCATCCTCGCCGGGCTCGGCTTCCGTCCGGGCGACGAGGAGCGTCCGCTGCGCTCGTTCTCCGGCGGCTACGTCATGCGCGCCGAGCTCGCCCGCCTGCTGATCGACCTGCCCGACGTGCTGCTGCTCGACGAGCCGACCAACCACCTCGACCTCGAGTCCGTGCTCTGGCTGCAGGAGTTCCTCGGCAGCTACCGCGGCACGCTCGTGCTGATCTCGCACGACCGCGCGTTCCTCTCGGCGACGACGACCTCGATCATCGAGGTCGAGAACCGGCGCGTCACCCGCTACGCGGGCAACTACGAGGACTACGTCCGCGAGCGCGAGGAGCGTCGCGCGCAGCTCGAGGCCGCGGCGAAGAACCAGGAGCGCCGCATCCGCGAGACCGAGCGCTTCATCGAGCGTTTCCGCTACAAGGCGAGCAAGGCGCGTCAAGTACAAAGCCGGATCAAGGCGCTCGAGAAGGAGGAGCGCATCGTCGTCGCCAAGGACGGGCCGCGCGTGCGCTTCCGCTTCCCGCAGCCGGAGCGGACGTCGGAGCTCGCGCTCGAGCTCTGCGGCGTCGCGAAGTCCTACGGCGAGAAGCGGGTCTACGAGTCGCTCGACTTCCAGCTCCGGCGCGGCGACAAGACGGTGCTCGTCGGTCCGAACGGCGCCGGCAAGTCGACGCTGCTCAAGCTGCTCGCCGGCGCGCTCGAGCCCGACGCGGGCGACCGACGCCTCGGGCTGCGCGTCTCGGTCGGCTACTACACGCAGCATCGCACCGACATGCTCGACCTCGAGCGCACCGTGCTCGAGAACGCGATGGGCGCGGCGCGCGACCAGAGCGAGACGTTCGTGCGCTCGCTGCTCGGCGCCTTTCTGTTCCGCGGCGACGACGTCAAGAAGAAAGCCGCGGTCCTGAGCGGCGGCGAGAAGAGCAGGCTCGCGCTCGCCATGATCCTGCTCGATCCGCCGACCGTCCTGCTGATGGACGAGCCGACGATTCACCTCGACATGGCGTCGGTCGACGCGCTGATCGCGGCGCTGCAGGACTACGAGGGTGCGCTGTGCTTCGTCAGCCACGACGTACACTTCATCCGTCAGATCGCGCGGCGGGTGGTGCGCGTCGAGAGCGGTCGGATCACCGACTACCCCGGCGACTGGGACTACTACTGCTGGAAGCGCGCGAACGACGCGGCGGCGACCCCGAGCGTCGTGGACGGTACGGCGTCGAGCCTCGCCGATCCGCAGAACCGCGCGCAGCCGGTGATCGAGCGCTCGGCGCGCGGCGAGCGCCTCGAGCGTCGGCGCGCCGCCGAGGCGCGCCAGGCGCTGGCACGCCGCACGCGCGCCATCCGCGAGGAGATCCGCACGCTCGAGGAAGAGATCGACGAGCTCGAGCGCGAGAAGGCCGGGCTCGCGGGCGACCTCGCCGATCCGGCGACCTACCAGCGCGCCGGGCGCGACGTCGCCGAGCTGCAGCGCCGCTACGCGGAGGTCGAGCGCACGCTCGCCGAGCGCACCGAGCGCTGGGTCGAGCTGCAGGAGCAGCTCGAAGCCGTCCAGGTGGCCGACGGCGAATGA
- a CDS encoding ABC transporter permease encodes MNLWLVTLRLAVRSLRRNPLRSSLTSLGVIVGVAAVISMVSLGQGARAALQEQIASVGTNMVMIFPGATTTSGARAGWGTGARLTVADARALSQQVEGLRGVAYHRRDVAQVQAGGANWTTTIWGVPPSYTTVREWPVVAGDFISQSQNDTAAKVAVLGQTVATMLFGEGVDPVGAEIRIKDVPFKVIGLLAAKGQSAYGQDQDDAVFIPFSTAERKVLGTSTLGTVDMIQLSLDGSVDEEDVIEQVTTLLRERRRIQPGEEDDFGIRTIAEMAQAADSMASVMTNLLLAIASISLLVGGIGIMNILLVSVTERTREIGIRMAVGAKARHILAQFLLEAVTLSGLGGVVGIVLGIFVAHVISRISGWPTLVSPLAIMVSFLFSAFVGVFFGFYPAHKASRLDPIAALRHAA; translated from the coding sequence ATGAACCTCTGGCTGGTCACGCTGCGCCTCGCGGTGCGCTCGCTGCGCCGCAACCCGCTGCGCTCGAGCCTCACCTCGCTCGGCGTCATCGTCGGCGTCGCGGCGGTGATCTCGATGGTGAGCCTCGGGCAGGGAGCGCGCGCCGCGCTGCAGGAGCAGATCGCGAGCGTCGGCACCAACATGGTGATGATCTTCCCCGGCGCGACGACGACTTCGGGCGCGCGCGCGGGCTGGGGAACGGGCGCGCGCTTGACGGTCGCCGACGCGCGCGCGCTGTCGCAGCAGGTCGAGGGCCTGCGCGGCGTCGCCTACCACCGTCGCGACGTCGCGCAGGTGCAGGCGGGCGGCGCCAACTGGACGACGACGATCTGGGGCGTCCCGCCGAGCTACACGACGGTGCGCGAGTGGCCGGTCGTCGCCGGCGACTTCATCTCGCAGAGCCAGAACGACACCGCAGCCAAGGTCGCGGTGCTCGGCCAGACCGTCGCGACCATGCTGTTCGGCGAAGGGGTCGACCCGGTCGGCGCCGAGATCCGCATCAAGGACGTGCCGTTCAAGGTGATCGGCCTCCTCGCGGCGAAGGGCCAGAGCGCCTACGGCCAGGACCAGGACGACGCCGTCTTCATCCCCTTCTCGACCGCGGAGCGGAAGGTCCTCGGCACGTCGACGCTCGGCACCGTCGACATGATCCAGCTCTCGCTCGACGGCAGCGTCGACGAGGAGGACGTGATCGAGCAGGTCACGACCTTGCTGCGCGAGCGTCGCCGCATCCAGCCGGGCGAGGAGGACGACTTCGGCATCCGCACGATCGCCGAGATGGCGCAGGCCGCCGACTCGATGGCGAGCGTGATGACCAACCTGCTGCTCGCGATCGCGTCGATCTCGCTGCTGGTCGGCGGCATCGGCATCATGAACATCCTGCTCGTGTCGGTCACCGAGCGGACGCGCGAGATCGGCATCCGCATGGCGGTCGGCGCGAAGGCGCGGCACATCCTCGCGCAGTTCCTACTCGAGGCGGTGACGCTGTCCGGACTCGGCGGCGTGGTCGGGATCGTCCTCGGCATCTTCGTCGCGCACGTGATCTCGCGCATCAGCGGCTGGCCGACGCTCGTGTCGCCGCTTGCCATCATGGTGTCGTTTTTGTTCTCGGCGTTCGTGGGCGTGTTCTTCGGCTTCTACCCGGCGCACAAGGCGTCGCGGCTCGACCCGATCGCTGCGCTCCGGCACGCGGCATGA
- a CDS encoding ABC transporter ATP-binding protein: MSRPVIRTRGLTRVYQAGDVAVHALRGIDLQIDPGEYVAIMGPSGCGKSTLMNLLGCLDSPTSGTYELLGRDVSRLSRDELATVRNRTLGFVFQDFNLLPRTTALENVELPLLYSDVPPREQHERARAALARVGLAGREASTPNQLSGGQQQRVAIARALVTEPALLLADEPTGNLDSATSVEILALLRELHARGLTIVMVTHDNEVGAQAERLLVMRDGQVVEDRRQRVTTGAA; this comes from the coding sequence TTGAGCAGGCCGGTCATCCGCACGCGCGGCTTGACGCGCGTCTATCAGGCGGGCGACGTCGCCGTGCACGCGCTGCGCGGGATCGACCTGCAGATCGACCCGGGCGAGTACGTCGCGATCATGGGTCCGTCGGGCTGCGGCAAGTCGACGCTGATGAACCTGCTCGGCTGCCTCGACAGCCCGACCTCGGGGACCTACGAGCTGCTCGGCCGCGACGTCTCGCGGCTGTCGCGCGACGAGCTCGCGACCGTGCGCAACCGCACGCTCGGCTTCGTCTTCCAGGACTTCAACCTGCTGCCGCGCACCACCGCGCTCGAGAACGTCGAGCTGCCGCTGCTCTACAGCGACGTTCCGCCGCGCGAGCAGCACGAGCGCGCGCGCGCGGCGCTCGCCCGCGTCGGGCTCGCGGGACGCGAGGCGAGCACGCCGAACCAGCTCTCGGGCGGACAGCAGCAGCGGGTCGCGATCGCGCGCGCACTCGTCACCGAGCCGGCGCTGCTGCTCGCCGACGAGCCGACCGGCAACCTCGACTCGGCAACCAGCGTCGAGATCCTCGCCCTGCTGCGCGAGCTGCACGCGCGCGGGCTGACGATCGTCATGGTGACGCACGACAACGAGGTCGGCGCGCAGGCGGAGCGTCTGCTCGTGATGCGCGACGGCCAGGTCGTCGAGGACCGGCGCCAGCGCGTGACGACGGGGGCGGCATGA
- a CDS encoding efflux RND transporter periplasmic adaptor subunit: protein MRRGRSWLVAALGAGALTIVLYWLFAGGGEAREYVTVPVERGPIVSTVTATGTLNPVRSVTVGTYVSGPISDIFVDYNSPVRKGQVIAKIDPRTFQGKVDHARAALANAEAQVEKARADLKLRQAQLARQESLARTKVVSREELDVARSNAEQAAAQLALAQAAVEQAKATLTEAEVNLGYTDIVSPVDGIVVSRDVQVGQTVAASFQTPTLFVIAEDLSKMQVNSFVSEADIGRVREGQKASFTVDAYPGREFPAVVRQVRNAPQSVENVVTYDVVLDVDNREHLLKPGMTANVSIVVAEAEDVLKVPTAALRFRPPQDDDESGTAHAVPGTHSRAERDEPAVYVLSRGRPERVAVETGLSDDVMTAVSAPELKPGDRVITRVKSEPRQQGWTMFGGRGGRGRR from the coding sequence ATGCGCCGAGGTCGCTCCTGGCTCGTCGCGGCGCTCGGCGCGGGCGCCCTGACGATCGTTCTGTACTGGCTGTTCGCCGGCGGCGGCGAAGCGCGCGAGTACGTCACGGTGCCGGTCGAGCGCGGCCCGATCGTCTCCACGGTGACCGCGACCGGGACGCTGAATCCCGTGCGCTCGGTGACCGTCGGCACCTACGTCTCGGGGCCGATCTCGGACATCTTCGTCGACTACAACTCCCCGGTCCGCAAGGGTCAGGTGATCGCGAAGATCGATCCGCGCACCTTCCAGGGCAAGGTCGACCACGCGCGCGCCGCGCTCGCCAACGCGGAGGCGCAGGTCGAGAAGGCGCGCGCGGATCTCAAGCTCCGGCAGGCGCAGCTCGCGCGCCAGGAGTCGCTCGCCCGCACCAAGGTGGTGTCGCGCGAGGAGCTCGACGTCGCGCGCTCGAACGCCGAGCAGGCCGCCGCCCAGCTCGCGCTCGCGCAGGCCGCGGTCGAGCAGGCGAAGGCGACGCTCACCGAGGCCGAGGTCAACCTCGGCTACACCGACATCGTCTCGCCCGTCGACGGCATCGTCGTGTCGCGCGACGTGCAGGTCGGACAGACCGTCGCCGCGAGCTTCCAGACGCCGACGCTGTTCGTGATCGCCGAGGACCTGTCGAAGATGCAGGTCAACTCGTTCGTCAGCGAGGCGGACATCGGTCGCGTGCGCGAGGGGCAGAAGGCGTCCTTCACCGTCGACGCGTACCCCGGCCGCGAGTTCCCAGCCGTCGTGCGTCAGGTGCGCAACGCGCCGCAGTCGGTCGAGAACGTCGTCACCTACGACGTCGTGCTCGACGTCGACAACCGCGAGCACCTGCTGAAGCCCGGCATGACGGCGAACGTCAGCATCGTCGTGGCAGAAGCGGAGGACGTGCTGAAGGTCCCGACCGCGGCGCTGCGCTTCCGTCCGCCGCAGGACGACGACGAGAGCGGCACCGCGCACGCCGTGCCGGGCACGCACAGCCGCGCCGAGCGCGACGAGCCCGCGGTCTACGTGCTCTCGCGCGGACGTCCGGAGCGCGTGGCGGTCGAGACCGGGCTTTCCGACGACGTCATGACCGCGGTCTCCGCGCCGGAGCTGAAGCCCGGCGACCGGGTCATCACGCGCGTCAAGAGCGAGCCGCGCCAGCAGGGCTGGACGATGTTCGGCGGTCGCGGCGGCCGCGGGCGGCGTTGA
- a CDS encoding phosphatidylinositol-specific phospholipase C1-like protein yields the protein MRSRRLLRVLAALASAVAVSACGDASSSSRAYPRDDVLRLNHMQVLGSHNSYHIEPKPALFSLLRAFLGDFADGFEYTHAPLPEQFSNQGIRQIELDVFADPEGGLYAERAGQRVATGDGASGVPELDEPGFKVLHVQDIDFETTCFTFVQCLEQVRAWSDAHPGHTPIFILVEAKDDEIPDPGLGFVVPLPIGAPELDALDAEIRSVFSPDRLITPDDVRGEHETLEAAILADGWPTLGEARGKVFFGLDNGGATKEAYIAGHPSLRGRVMFTSSLPGEPEAGFVKLNDPIADFDLIQDLVARGFIVRTRADADTNQARSGDTTKRDAALASGAHFVSTDYPVPDPRFGTGYQVQIPGGTPARCNPISAPLECTSLDIENPAALTTR from the coding sequence ATGCGATCCCGCCGCCTTCTCCGCGTGCTCGCCGCGCTCGCCTCGGCGGTCGCCGTGTCGGCCTGCGGCGACGCGTCGTCCAGCAGCCGCGCGTACCCCCGCGACGACGTGCTGCGCCTGAACCACATGCAGGTGCTGGGATCGCACAACAGCTACCACATCGAGCCCAAGCCGGCGCTGTTCTCTCTGCTGCGCGCCTTCCTCGGCGACTTCGCGGACGGCTTCGAGTACACGCACGCGCCGCTCCCCGAGCAGTTCTCGAACCAGGGCATCCGGCAGATCGAGCTCGACGTCTTCGCCGACCCGGAAGGCGGGCTCTACGCCGAGCGCGCCGGCCAGCGCGTCGCGACCGGCGACGGCGCGTCCGGGGTGCCGGAGCTCGACGAGCCGGGCTTCAAGGTGCTGCACGTCCAGGACATCGACTTCGAGACGACGTGCTTCACCTTCGTCCAGTGCCTCGAGCAGGTGCGCGCCTGGTCGGACGCGCACCCGGGGCACACGCCGATCTTCATCCTGGTCGAGGCGAAGGACGACGAGATCCCCGACCCGGGGCTCGGCTTCGTCGTGCCGCTGCCGATCGGCGCCCCGGAGCTCGACGCGCTCGACGCGGAGATCCGCTCGGTCTTCTCTCCCGACCGCCTGATCACGCCGGACGACGTGCGCGGCGAGCACGAGACGCTCGAAGCCGCGATCCTCGCCGACGGCTGGCCGACCCTCGGCGAAGCGCGCGGCAAGGTGTTCTTCGGCCTCGACAACGGTGGCGCGACGAAGGAGGCGTACATCGCGGGCCACCCGTCGCTGCGCGGTCGCGTGATGTTCACGAGCTCGCTGCCCGGCGAGCCGGAAGCGGGCTTCGTCAAGCTCAACGACCCGATCGCGGACTTCGACCTCATCCAGGATCTCGTCGCGCGCGGCTTCATCGTCCGCACCCGCGCCGACGCCGATACCAACCAGGCGCGCAGCGGCGACACCACGAAGCGCGACGCCGCCCTCGCGAGCGGCGCGCACTTCGTCAGCACGGACTACCCGGTGCCGGATCCGCGCTTCGGCACCGGCTACCAGGTCCAGATCCCGGGCGGCACGCCGGCGCGCTGCAACCCGATCAGCGCGCCGCTCGAGTGCACGTCGCTCGACATCGAGAACCCGGCCGCCCTGACGACGCGCTAG
- a CDS encoding sigma 54-interacting transcriptional regulator, protein MGRARLIIQHAGREPFEFVLSRATTVGRGPTNDLALDDPAASRRQTMITADGDGWLISDLGSANGTFLNGTRLFAPARLKSGDVITIGSTRVEFVEERPREEPRDEPNEDATRVRDDSRAAAVLIGASPAMVELFRLIEKAAASPLPTLLEGETGTGKELVARAIHQGSSGAKGPFLAVNCAAVPENLLESELFGHRRGAFTGATSDHEGLFEAAQGGTVFLDEIGEMPLSMQPKVLRVLQEGEVTRIGEIRPRKVDVRLIAATNRDLLREVERGTFRSDLYYRISAFPIRIPPLRDRREDIPLLVESFLASAARRQGKRVGPVTEDAMRVLCAFSWPGNVRELQNEVQRAVALASPGEAIGLQHLSPKLTTPARPAGDDTDPGSAGAEAASTDDSGVPGSLREARNAFEARYIAEVLDQQGGSVMRAARVLGLTRAGLYKKLKEYGLR, encoded by the coding sequence GTGGGCCGGGCGCGATTGATCATCCAGCACGCGGGGCGGGAGCCGTTCGAGTTCGTGCTCTCCCGCGCGACGACGGTCGGCCGCGGACCGACCAACGACCTCGCGCTCGACGACCCGGCGGCGTCGCGCCGCCAGACCATGATCACCGCCGACGGCGACGGCTGGCTGATCAGCGACCTCGGCAGCGCGAACGGCACCTTCCTCAACGGGACGCGTCTCTTCGCGCCTGCACGCCTCAAGTCCGGCGACGTCATCACCATCGGCTCGACGCGCGTCGAGTTCGTCGAGGAGAGGCCGCGCGAGGAGCCCCGCGACGAGCCGAACGAGGACGCAACGCGGGTGCGCGACGACTCGCGCGCTGCGGCGGTGCTGATCGGCGCGAGCCCCGCGATGGTCGAGCTCTTCCGCCTGATCGAGAAGGCGGCCGCGTCGCCGCTGCCGACGTTGCTCGAAGGCGAGACCGGCACCGGCAAGGAGCTCGTCGCGCGCGCGATTCACCAAGGGAGCAGCGGGGCGAAGGGGCCGTTCCTCGCCGTCAACTGCGCGGCCGTGCCGGAGAACCTGCTCGAGAGCGAGCTCTTCGGCCACCGGCGCGGCGCGTTCACCGGCGCGACGAGCGACCACGAGGGGCTGTTCGAGGCGGCGCAGGGCGGCACCGTGTTCCTCGACGAGATCGGCGAGATGCCGCTTTCGATGCAGCCGAAGGTGCTGCGCGTGCTGCAGGAAGGCGAGGTCACGCGCATCGGCGAGATCCGCCCGCGCAAGGTCGACGTCCGGCTGATCGCGGCGACGAACCGCGATCTCTTGCGCGAGGTCGAGCGCGGCACGTTCCGCAGCGACCTCTACTACCGCATCTCGGCCTTCCCGATCCGCATTCCGCCGCTGCGCGACCGGCGCGAGGACATCCCGCTGCTGGTCGAGAGCTTTCTTGCGTCGGCCGCGCGCCGCCAGGGCAAGCGCGTCGGTCCGGTGACCGAGGACGCGATGCGCGTGCTGTGCGCGTTCTCCTGGCCGGGCAACGTCCGCGAGCTGCAGAACGAGGTGCAGCGCGCGGTCGCGCTCGCGTCGCCGGGCGAGGCGATCGGTCTGCAGCACCTGTCGCCCAAGCTCACGACACCCGCGCGCCCGGCGGGCGACGACACCGATCCCGGCAGCGCCGGGGCGGAAGCCGCGTCGACCGACGACAGCGGCGTTCCCGGCTCGCTGCGCGAGGCGCGCAACGCGTTCGAGGCGCGCTACATCGCTGAGGTGCTCGACCAGCAAGGCGGCAGCGTGATGCGCGCCGCGCGCGTGCTTGGTTTGACGCGCGCCGGGCTCTACAAGAAGCTCAAGGAGTACGGGCTCCGCTAG
- a CDS encoding DUF72 domain-containing protein, with translation MELRVGTSGFSYDAWRGAFYPSDLPAKAMLAFYARHLDAVEINNTFYRMPKTALLEGWAAQVPDTFSFALKASRRITHIKKLRDVADEVAYLYRVADVLGARRGPVLFQLPPSLQKDVALLRDFLATVPEGHQAAVEFRHRSWLDDEVLGVLQAANAALCVADAGEDTDAPLTATTTFGYLRLRREDYDEAALARWAERVHEQPWQRVWAFFKHEDEGIGPALAARFRSLFVDGRSLAIPPWRATAERATRAVAARRTRTARTARRS, from the coding sequence ATGGAGCTTCGGGTTGGGACGAGCGGCTTCAGCTATGACGCGTGGCGCGGCGCGTTCTACCCGAGCGATCTGCCGGCGAAGGCGATGCTCGCGTTCTACGCACGGCACCTCGACGCGGTCGAGATCAACAACACCTTCTACCGCATGCCGAAGACGGCGCTGCTCGAGGGCTGGGCGGCGCAGGTGCCTGATACCTTCTCTTTCGCGCTGAAGGCGTCGCGGCGGATCACGCACATCAAGAAGCTGCGCGACGTCGCGGACGAGGTCGCGTACCTCTATCGCGTCGCCGACGTGCTGGGCGCGCGTCGCGGTCCCGTGCTGTTCCAGCTTCCGCCGTCGTTGCAGAAGGACGTCGCGCTGCTGCGCGACTTCCTCGCGACGGTGCCGGAAGGACACCAGGCCGCGGTCGAGTTCCGTCACCGCTCGTGGCTCGACGACGAGGTGCTCGGCGTGCTGCAGGCGGCGAACGCCGCGCTGTGCGTCGCCGACGCGGGCGAGGACACCGACGCGCCGCTCACCGCGACCACGACCTTCGGCTACCTGCGTCTGCGCCGCGAGGACTACGACGAGGCGGCGCTCGCGCGCTGGGCGGAGCGCGTGCACGAGCAGCCCTGGCAGCGCGTGTGGGCGTTCTTCAAGCACGAGGACGAGGGCATCGGCCCGGCCCTCGCGGCGCGCTTCCGCTCGCTGTTCGTCGACGGGCGCTCGCTCGCGATCCCGCCGTGGCGCGCGACCGCCGAGCGCGCGACGCGCGCCGTCGCCGCGCGCAGGACGCGTACGGCACGCACCGCGCGGCGCTCCTGA